In one window of Mercurialis annua linkage group LG4, ddMerAnnu1.2, whole genome shotgun sequence DNA:
- the LOC126678148 gene encoding uncharacterized protein LOC126678148 — MNQLLSKPIRTADQVIRSAYAATSYKHECCKIMFKTRKLTAMFQKMLIMTLADPKFYDRPIYRVIESTHEILEDTLSLVLRCSAKGLKKYLYDLSILPATDFGKSLIQLEKSIRDVHWLLEVCFSSNHGIGKCTYWPPFANNETYRYFVWKQIAILYTGPLDDKSDAAAVLLSIARDSDYCWKLIIEEGGVEPLLKLLKEGEMKCLESAAKAIGYLGRDPESVEYLIRIGVCNVFAVILKEGPMKVQSAVAWAVSQLVANYPKCQDKFFEHNIVGSLIKHLSFEIVQERIQNEFVVNKATSVLAIVMARNRLNASKAMEELEDNQPRNVTLSPVDTETKNCMKAMAAKALCVLVRGNIKICRHITESRALACFVFLLDKGAKDVPYFSAMALMEITALAEQDSDLRRSTFRSSSPARKIVVDQLVRTIEAGEDSVISILCIKAIGNLAWTFRVGETRIIALLVRLLDKSVSVISREAAVALSKFSCTENYLHLDHSKAIIEAGGAEILVRLVNRGERVVQSQALLLLCYIALHVPTSEKLARTKVSSVLEWASTQSLVIQDQTFDSLLPKAKSMVLKTVIPLYSAR, encoded by the coding sequence CGCAGCAACTTCATATAAACATGAGTGCTGCAAGATCATGTTCAAGACTCGGAAGCTTACAGCAATGTTTCAGAAGATGTTGATCATGACCCTGGCAGATCCTAAATTCTATGATCGACCGATATACAGGGTGATTGAGTCTACTCACGAAATACTGGAGGACACTCTGTCTCTTGTTCTCAGATGCAGTGCTAAAGGTCTCAAGAAGTATCTGTATGATCTATCGATCCTCCCCGCAACTGATTTTGGAAAGTCTCTAATTCAGTTGGAAAAATCTATTCGAGATGTCCATTGGCTCCTTGAAGTTTGCTTTTCCAGCAACCATGGAATCGGTAAGTGCACGTATTGGCCTCCGTTCGCTAATAATGAGACATATCGTTATTTTGTTTGGAAACAGATTGCGATTCTTTATACTGGGCCTTTAGATGATAAATCTGATGCTGCTGCAGTGCTTCTTTCGATTGCTAGAGATAGTGATTACTGCTGGAAGTTGATAATTGAAGAAGGTGGAGTTGAGCCTTTGTTGAAATTGTTGAAAGAAGGTGAAATGAAATGTCTAGAAAGTGCTGCAAAAGCTATTGGGTACCTGGGTCGTGACCCGGAAAGTGTTGAATACTTGATCCGTATAggcgtttgtaatgtttttgctGTAATACTCAAAGAAGGTCCTATGAAAGTTCAGTCTGCTGTCGCATGGGCTGTGTCTCAACTAGTTGCGAATTATCCTAAATGTCAGGATAAATTCTTTGAGCATAATATAGTCGGTTCGCTCATCAAGCACCTTTCGTTCGAGATAGTTCAAGAACgtattcaaaatgaatttgtTGTCAACAAAGCCACGTCGGTGCTTGCAATTGTAATGGCAAGAAATCGTTTGAACGCTAGTAAGGCAATGGAAGAGTTGGAAGACAATCAGCCTCGTAATGTTACATTATCTCCCGTAGACACTGAAACCAAGAACTGTATGAAGGCAATGGCAGCTAAAGCACTTTGTGTCCTTGTCAGGGGCAACATTAAGATATGCCGTCATATCACGGAGTCAAGAGCTCTAGCGTGCTTTGTGTTTCTCTTGGACAAAGGAGCGAAAGATGTTCCATATTTTTCAGCCATGGCTTTGATGGAGATAACAGCATTAGCTGAGCAAGATAGCGATTTGAGGAGATCCACATTCAGGTCAAGTTCGCCTGCTCGTAAAATTGTCGTTGATCAACTTGTGAGAACTATCGAAGCAGGGGAAGATTCTGTTATTTCCATCCTATGCATCAAAGCAATCGGGAATTTGGCATGGACATTTCGAGTTGGGGAGACAAGAATAATTGCCCTGCTGGTTCGACTTCTAGATAAAAGTGTATCTGTAATTTCCAGGGAGGCTGCAGTTGCCCTTTCCAAGTTCTCGTGCACAGAGAACTATCTCCACCTAGATCATTCCAAGGCAATCATAGAAGCTGGAGGGGCAGAGATTTTGGTCAGACTTGTGAATCGTGGTGAACGGGTAGTTCAATCACAAGCATTGCTTCTGCTATGTTACATTGCTCTTCACGTCCCAACTAGCGAAAAGCTTGCGCGGACAAAGGTGTCTTCTGTGCTAGAATGGGCATCAACGCAATCACTTGTCATCCAAGACCAAACCTTTGATTCATTGCTTCCGAAGGCTAAAAGCATGGTTTTAAAAACTGTCATTCCATTGTATAGCGCTCGTTAA